One window of the Asticcacaulis sp. SL142 genome contains the following:
- a CDS encoding TonB-dependent receptor — protein sequence MSKSNSSLWSSAALSVLALSLVSGAAYAQEATETAVQTNDSDVQEVVVRGFRKSLGQARALKRNSDVVADVIVAEDMAKFPDLNLAESLQRLPGVAINREGGEGRRVSLRGLGPDFTRVQLNGMEVLGNVDSPMDSRGQTSRDRAFDFNLFASDLFNKVDVKKSFSAEQDEGGMAGTVGLYTAKPFDYKTGLKGAFSLQGGTNTNTEDFQKRGAGMLSWNHEGKFGALISVAYGQRDTQEQGYNTYGAGRQVATAANVVNLSPEDQTKARAGQLVFQRGNRLSVWGSEQERLGITAALQWRPIENLTFTLDALHGEFTNDRDELHLATRASVGSTILGNSTPHSGSLVSPAPVLNSIQYDKYNSVVYADVENTVFATETRRQTTENTFDQFVLSGNWQVSDKLNINGHLGKETSDYDIPVSDKFYMEAFGGLITDYRVDQFYAKNTYKWDTTDPNNYRAHEIDFSSTYQSTELENAELNGAYEVRDDLTIKAGLSFRGFTNSGRQYTNDNVLLSSWQNGSVDDRVTNYYKVFTDHDDQDWVIADFDKALENYNITRTVNLVASSNYSVTEDTNAAYIQMDWKGDLFGKPVRGNVGMRGYETELTSKGFMSVNGATTPVTSSKSYSGTLPSFNAVMEISDSFQVRAAVAQNLNRPSLTSYALNGSVSLDETANTLTVSTGNPNLEPYTSDEFDLAGEWYFGGVGMVTAGVFHKKIDGFIVNKTESNIPYSQTGLPTDLVDGLTADSNVTTYTRPINAKDAKLTGLEISGQTDFFFLPAPFNNFGVVANMTFIKSEMETNNLYGSLYTKTEKTSIYGMSDVNHNLTIYYETSTWGARVSENFRSDYLIDGGGFASTTYVDAAAFWQITPSIRLTLDGINLTDEKEIQYNSYWPGAGETGAKRLWNTTTSGKTVFVGVSMQF from the coding sequence ATGTCAAAATCGAATTCTTCGCTGTGGTCGAGTGCCGCGCTCAGCGTGCTCGCCCTGTCGCTGGTTAGTGGTGCAGCCTATGCGCAGGAAGCAACCGAAACCGCCGTTCAGACCAATGACAGCGATGTTCAGGAAGTGGTCGTGCGCGGTTTCCGCAAGTCTCTGGGTCAGGCCCGCGCTTTAAAGCGCAATTCGGACGTGGTCGCTGATGTTATCGTCGCCGAAGATATGGCTAAGTTCCCGGATCTGAATCTGGCGGAATCGCTTCAACGCCTGCCGGGTGTGGCGATCAACCGTGAAGGTGGCGAGGGCCGCCGCGTGTCTCTGCGCGGTCTGGGTCCTGATTTTACCCGCGTACAATTGAACGGCATGGAAGTGCTGGGCAATGTTGACTCGCCGATGGACAGCCGCGGTCAGACGTCACGCGACCGCGCTTTCGACTTCAACCTGTTTGCCTCTGACCTGTTCAACAAGGTTGATGTCAAGAAGTCCTTCTCGGCTGAGCAGGATGAAGGCGGCATGGCTGGCACCGTTGGCCTCTATACCGCCAAGCCGTTCGACTACAAGACCGGTCTGAAAGGCGCGTTCTCGCTGCAAGGCGGCACCAATACCAACACCGAAGACTTCCAGAAGCGTGGCGCAGGGATGCTGTCGTGGAATCATGAAGGCAAGTTTGGCGCATTAATCTCGGTCGCCTACGGTCAGCGCGACACGCAGGAACAGGGATACAATACCTACGGCGCGGGTCGTCAGGTCGCCACGGCGGCTAACGTCGTCAACCTGAGTCCTGAAGATCAGACCAAGGCACGGGCAGGGCAACTGGTGTTCCAACGCGGCAACCGCCTGTCGGTTTGGGGCTCGGAGCAGGAGCGTCTCGGTATTACTGCGGCCCTGCAATGGCGCCCGATCGAAAACCTGACCTTTACTCTGGATGCGCTGCATGGTGAATTCACCAATGACCGCGATGAACTGCACCTGGCCACCCGCGCCAGCGTAGGTTCGACCATTCTGGGTAACTCTACGCCGCACTCCGGATCTTTGGTCAGTCCGGCACCAGTCCTCAATTCGATCCAGTATGACAAATATAACTCGGTCGTCTATGCTGATGTCGAAAACACGGTATTCGCCACGGAAACACGTCGCCAGACTACCGAAAATACCTTTGATCAGTTTGTCCTGTCCGGTAACTGGCAGGTATCTGATAAGCTGAATATCAACGGCCATCTGGGTAAGGAAACCTCGGACTACGATATTCCGGTATCGGACAAGTTCTACATGGAAGCTTTTGGCGGCCTGATAACCGATTACCGCGTCGATCAATTCTATGCCAAAAATACCTATAAGTGGGATACGACCGACCCGAACAACTACCGCGCCCATGAAATTGACTTCTCATCGACTTATCAATCGACGGAACTGGAAAATGCCGAGCTCAACGGCGCTTATGAAGTCAGAGATGACCTGACCATTAAGGCTGGTCTGTCATTCCGCGGCTTTACCAATTCCGGCCGCCAATATACCAATGACAACGTTTTGCTGTCGTCCTGGCAGAACGGCTCGGTCGATGACCGCGTGACCAACTACTATAAAGTTTTCACAGATCACGATGATCAGGACTGGGTCATCGCCGACTTCGACAAGGCGCTGGAAAACTATAACATCACCCGCACGGTTAATCTGGTGGCGTCGTCAAACTACAGCGTCACCGAAGACACTAACGCAGCTTACATTCAAATGGATTGGAAGGGCGATCTGTTCGGTAAGCCGGTGCGTGGTAACGTCGGTATGCGCGGTTATGAGACCGAACTGACCTCTAAGGGCTTCATGAGTGTTAATGGTGCCACCACACCGGTTACGTCATCAAAGTCTTATTCTGGCACCCTCCCGTCCTTCAACGCCGTCATGGAAATCAGCGATAGCTTCCAGGTACGTGCGGCCGTGGCGCAGAACCTCAACCGTCCATCCCTGACATCCTATGCCCTAAACGGCTCGGTTAGCCTTGATGAAACCGCCAACACCTTGACGGTTTCGACCGGTAACCCGAACCTTGAGCCCTATACTTCGGACGAATTCGATCTGGCAGGTGAGTGGTATTTCGGGGGCGTAGGTATGGTCACGGCTGGCGTGTTCCACAAGAAAATTGACGGCTTTATCGTCAATAAAACTGAAAGCAACATTCCGTACTCACAAACGGGCTTGCCGACTGATCTGGTGGACGGGCTTACCGCGGACAGCAATGTCACGACCTATACCCGCCCTATCAATGCCAAGGACGCCAAGTTGACCGGCCTTGAAATCAGCGGTCAGACGGATTTCTTCTTCCTGCCGGCACCGTTCAATAACTTCGGTGTAGTCGCCAACATGACCTTCATCAAGTCGGAGATGGAGACGAATAATCTTTACGGTTCGCTCTACACCAAGACGGAAAAAACATCGATCTATGGTATGTCGGACGTCAACCACAACCTGACGATCTACTACGAAACCTCGACCTGGGGCGCACGGGTTTCCGAGAATTTCCGTTCGGATTACCTGATCGACGGCGGCGGGTTTGCCTCGACCACCTATGTGGATGCGGCGGCCTTCTGGCAGATCACGCCATCAATCCGCCTGACACTGGATGGTATTAACCTGACCGACGAGAAAGAAATCCAGTACAATAGCTACTGGCCGGGCGCGGGTGAAACGGGTGCCAAGCGCCTGTGGAATACCACCACGTCTGGCAAGACGGTCTTTGTCGGCGTCAGCATGCAGTTCTAG
- a CDS encoding phosphoesterase yields the protein MRPLYATLTSILALMAATAHAEPMRQWLAGDHHVHSRFSGKVKDGQYVLGTDGIYTIPKNAEMAQKYGLKWFVSTDHGGLGLSQLHYDQTWPEVVEARKSMPDLIIFYGMEFDTPGGDHSSIILPIGADERERLRRLEQAYSKHEVDDPTRDSTENMLKALRDMDGLTPKPLVFAHHPSRSAKGASDYNGHTPWELRAWHDTAPSVAVGMEGAPGHQGTSLKATDSPRKRGYYVNSPTYGGFDIMTAKVGGVWDSFLGEGRRFWITPTSDSHRNIEDGGEDFWPGQYAKTYVWAAPDQADIMDGLRNGRIFVAPGDLISELDMDIAGANVGDTALVKAGQTVTLKVRLRDPAGPNANGDRPELKRVDVIMGDITGKADTKADSNPTTRVVKRFTSADWTRDGEIITFNYSFKAERDGYVRLRGTATDELEPQADPLGENPWPDLWFYSNPVFIEVK from the coding sequence ATGCGCCCGTTATATGCCACCCTCACCTCAATTCTGGCTCTGATGGCGGCTACGGCCCACGCCGAGCCCATGCGTCAGTGGCTGGCCGGGGATCACCATGTCCACAGCCGCTTTTCGGGTAAGGTCAAGGATGGCCAGTATGTGCTGGGCACGGACGGTATCTACACCATCCCGAAAAATGCCGAGATGGCGCAAAAGTACGGGCTAAAGTGGTTTGTCTCGACCGATCACGGCGGGCTTGGGTTGTCGCAACTGCACTATGACCAGACCTGGCCGGAAGTGGTTGAAGCGCGTAAGTCGATGCCTGACCTTATTATCTTTTACGGCATGGAGTTCGATACGCCGGGTGGGGATCATTCGTCGATCATTCTGCCGATAGGTGCCGATGAGCGCGAACGCCTGCGCCGCTTGGAGCAAGCCTATTCCAAGCATGAGGTTGATGATCCCACGCGCGATTCAACCGAAAACATGCTGAAAGCCCTGCGCGACATGGACGGCTTGACACCCAAACCGCTGGTCTTTGCGCATCATCCGTCGCGTTCGGCAAAAGGCGCCTCCGACTATAATGGTCATACGCCGTGGGAACTGCGCGCGTGGCATGACACGGCCCCCAGCGTCGCCGTTGGCATGGAAGGCGCGCCGGGCCATCAGGGCACCTCGCTGAAGGCCACCGACAGTCCTCGTAAGCGTGGCTACTATGTCAATTCACCGACCTACGGCGGCTTTGATATTATGACGGCTAAGGTCGGCGGGGTGTGGGATTCGTTCCTCGGCGAAGGCCGCCGTTTCTGGATCACGCCCACGTCGGATTCTCACCGCAATATCGAAGACGGCGGCGAAGATTTTTGGCCCGGTCAGTACGCCAAGACATACGTGTGGGCAGCCCCTGATCAGGCCGACATTATGGATGGTCTGCGAAATGGCCGGATTTTTGTGGCGCCCGGCGACCTGATCAGCGAGCTGGATATGGATATCGCGGGTGCCAACGTCGGCGACACGGCCCTGGTCAAGGCCGGACAGACCGTGACGCTTAAGGTGCGTCTGCGCGATCCGGCGGGCCCCAATGCCAACGGCGACCGGCCAGAGCTTAAGCGCGTCGATGTGATCATGGGAGATATCACCGGCAAGGCGGATACAAAGGCCGACAGCAATCCGACCACGCGCGTTGTCAAGCGCTTTACCTCTGCCGACTGGACGCGCGACGGTGAGATCATCACCTTCAACTATTCATTCAAAGCTGAACGCGACGGCTATGTCCGCCTGCGTGGCACCGCGACCGACGAACTGGAACCGCAGGCCGATCCGCTGGGCGAAAACCCGTGGCCGGATTTGTGGTTTTATTCCAACCCAGTGTTTATTGAGGTGAAATAG
- a CDS encoding MotA/TolQ/ExbB proton channel family protein has translation MLEHKKHNPLIALLGAAALFMSVPSLVAAAPATPAAEAAPAPESAPAAAPADDAAAPAEAGHGDLTVAGMFMMAVPVVKVVMIGLVLMSVLSWIILVVKMIEFSSLNKASNNYLEAFRGARSIADINRVSVSDEFAGNPMADMAAVATEEVQISKSAGLSISGEHRDSTLHRAESSINAVQAGLSKRLSGGLTFLASTGSLGPFIGLFGTVYGIMNSFIGIANTNTTNLAVVAPGIAEALLATGIGLAAAIPAVAMYNIFNTMIAAYGTRSEQFVSELMNTLSRQLDKGA, from the coding sequence ATGCTCGAACACAAGAAACACAACCCTCTCATTGCTCTGCTCGGTGCGGCTGCACTGTTCATGAGTGTCCCCAGCCTGGTGGCCGCGGCTCCGGCTACTCCGGCGGCTGAAGCGGCTCCGGCCCCAGAATCTGCACCGGCTGCGGCTCCGGCTGATGACGCTGCGGCTCCGGCCGAAGCTGGTCACGGTGATCTGACCGTCGCCGGCATGTTCATGATGGCCGTGCCGGTCGTTAAGGTCGTGATGATCGGCCTCGTGCTGATGTCCGTCCTGTCCTGGATTATCCTGGTCGTCAAGATGATCGAATTCAGCAGCCTGAACAAAGCCTCGAACAACTACCTCGAAGCTTTCCGCGGCGCCCGCTCGATCGCTGACATCAACCGCGTTTCGGTGTCTGACGAATTTGCCGGTAACCCGATGGCCGATATGGCCGCTGTGGCGACCGAAGAAGTTCAGATATCCAAGTCCGCGGGTCTGTCGATCTCCGGTGAACACCGTGACTCGACCCTGCACCGCGCTGAATCTTCGATCAACGCCGTTCAAGCCGGTCTGTCCAAGCGCCTTTCGGGTGGCTTGACCTTCCTGGCTTCGACCGGGTCGCTTGGGCCATTCATTGGTCTGTTCGGTACGGTTTACGGGATCATGAACTCCTTCATCGGTATCGCGAACACCAACACCACCAACCTGGCCGTTGTGGCGCCGGGTATCGCTGAAGCTCTTCTGGCTACGGGTATTGGTCTGGCTGCCGCTATTCCGGCCGTTGCCATGTACAACATCTTCAACACCATGATCGCTGCTTACGGCACCCGTTCGGAGCAATTTGTTTCGGAACTGATGAATACGCTGTCGCGTCAACTCGACAAAGGGGCGTAA
- a CDS encoding biopolymer transporter ExbD: MGAKLSGGGGSKFHIEQNSEINVTPFVDIMLVLLIIFMVAAPMATVSVEVQMPTAVAPPQENPPKPVFISIQADGDLFIGDGPTSVDGLGADLKRLIGKRNPDEERIFIRADKKVRYGTFMEVMNALQDSGFYSVALVGEDGNK, from the coding sequence ATGGGAGCCAAGCTATCAGGTGGCGGCGGCTCGAAGTTTCATATCGAGCAGAACAGCGAAATTAACGTTACGCCGTTCGTCGACATCATGCTGGTGCTTTTGATTATCTTCATGGTGGCCGCCCCTATGGCCACTGTGTCGGTAGAAGTTCAAATGCCAACAGCCGTCGCCCCACCGCAAGAAAACCCGCCCAAACCGGTATTCATCTCCATCCAAGCTGATGGTGATTTGTTTATCGGTGACGGTCCCACATCAGTCGATGGCTTAGGTGCAGATCTGAAGCGTCTGATTGGTAAGCGTAATCCCGATGAAGAGCGCATCTTTATTCGTGCTGACAAGAAGGTTCGCTACGGCACCTTCATGGAAGTCATGAACGCATTGCAGGACAGTGGTTTCTACAGTGTGGCTCTGGTCGGCGAAGACGGTAACAAGTAA
- a CDS encoding TonB family protein, with protein sequence MEETPHRRRDPILDPPPNKNKGAIFIGVGVAAVFHVALGYYIYKEKFEIKEVQYVDEKIDTTLEELLPPPPPPPPPPPPPPDLPPPPPKLQIREPVVTDVPAPEPIRIEPTKKEDRVEYEGPPQVIPGPPPPPAPVVPAGPRYVKAEWANYPSGDAALNFYPPRALDGEVEGEATVECSLATNGKVTACTVISEKPAGYKFGEQTVKLLVRYARAKPQTSDGAIRDGDKIKIRYRWTLN encoded by the coding sequence ATGGAAGAGACCCCCCACAGACGCCGCGACCCGATTCTGGATCCGCCCCCTAATAAGAACAAGGGTGCTATCTTTATCGGTGTCGGTGTTGCCGCCGTATTCCACGTTGCTCTCGGGTACTATATCTACAAAGAAAAGTTCGAGATCAAAGAAGTCCAGTATGTGGATGAGAAGATAGATACGACGCTGGAGGAGCTTCTGCCACCTCCGCCGCCGCCTCCGCCGCCTCCGCCACCACCACCCGACTTGCCGCCGCCACCGCCCAAGCTCCAGATTCGTGAGCCGGTTGTGACGGACGTACCGGCACCGGAACCTATCCGGATCGAGCCGACCAAGAAGGAAGACCGGGTTGAATATGAGGGGCCCCCTCAAGTCATCCCCGGACCGCCGCCGCCGCCTGCACCCGTGGTTCCTGCTGGACCGCGTTACGTGAAAGCGGAATGGGCAAACTATCCTTCGGGTGATGCCGCGCTCAACTTCTACCCACCGCGCGCTTTAGACGGTGAAGTCGAAGGTGAAGCCACCGTTGAATGTTCTTTGGCAACCAATGGTAAGGTCACGGCCTGTACAGTCATCAGCGAAAAGCCTGCGGGCTATAAGTTTGGTGAGCAAACCGTGAAGCTTCTGGTGCGTTATGCGCGCGCTAAGCCTCAGACCTCTGACGGTGCTATCCGAGACGGTGATAAGATTAAGATCCGCTATCGCTGGACCTTGAACTAA